From the Polynucleobacter sp. MWH-UH35A genome, one window contains:
- the fabG gene encoding 3-oxoacyl-ACP reductase FabG, which translates to MNLDLSGQIALVTGASRGIGQAIADELVKCGAKVIGTATSESGAKAIDDRLKASGGAGKVLNVTAPNACEEIIDSIVKEYGGINILVNNAGITRDNLAMRMKSDEWTDVIDTNLSSVFRLSQAVMRPMMKARGGRIINITSIVGHMGNPGQANYAAAKAGVSGMTRALAREIGSRNITVNCVAPGFIDTDMTRALSEEQQNALKVNIPLARLGSPEDVAQAVAFLASPAAAYITGNTLHVNGGLYLA; encoded by the coding sequence ATGAATCTCGACTTAAGTGGACAAATTGCTTTAGTAACTGGCGCCTCACGCGGAATCGGTCAAGCAATTGCAGACGAGTTAGTGAAGTGTGGCGCTAAGGTTATTGGCACCGCAACCTCAGAAAGTGGCGCTAAGGCAATTGATGATCGTTTAAAAGCTTCGGGTGGTGCAGGTAAGGTATTGAATGTCACCGCACCAAATGCTTGTGAAGAAATTATTGATTCGATCGTGAAAGAATATGGCGGTATCAATATCTTGGTAAACAACGCTGGCATTACGCGCGATAACTTGGCGATGCGCATGAAGTCTGATGAATGGACTGATGTGATTGATACCAATCTCAGTTCTGTGTTTCGTTTGTCACAAGCGGTCATGCGTCCCATGATGAAGGCTCGCGGCGGCCGCATTATCAATATCACTTCTATTGTTGGTCACATGGGCAATCCTGGTCAGGCAAATTACGCTGCTGCAAAAGCAGGTGTTTCTGGCATGACGCGTGCTTTAGCCCGTGAAATTGGTAGCCGCAACATTACCGTTAACTGCGTGGCTCCTGGTTTTATAGATACCGATATGACCCGCGCTTTGAGCGAAGAGCAGCAAAATGCCCTAAAAGTGAACATTCCTTTGGCAAGATTGGGTAGCCCCGAGGATGTGGCTCAGGCTGTGGCGTTTTTGGCCTCTCCGGCCGCTGCTTACATTACGGGTAATACCCTACATGTGAATGGCGGGCTCTATCTGGCCTAA
- the lepA gene encoding translation elongation factor 4 translates to MDLIRNFSIIAHIDHGKSTLADRIIQLCGGLSDREMEAQVLDSMDIERERGITIKAQTAALNYKAKDGKIYNINLIDTPGHVDFSYEVSRSLSACEGALLVVDASQGVEAQTVANCYMALELGVEVVPVLNKIDLPQADPDRAKQEIEDVIGIDASEAVTCSAKTGMGVADVIEEMIAKVPPPKGNATEPLQALIIDSWFDNYVGVVMLIRVVNGTLKPKEKITLMANGSTHLVEHVGVFSPKSVDRPELSAGQVGFVIAGIKELKAAKVGDTVTHSPGQQGRTPAAEPLPGFKEVKPQVFAGLYPVEASEYDQLRESLEKLKLNDASLLYEPEVSQALGFGFRCGFLGLLHMEIVQERLERQYGMNLITTAPTVVYQVQQSDGTILMVDNPSKMPETSKVDTIMEPIVTVNLYMPQEYVGSVITLCVGKRGIQTGMNYLGRQVQLTYELPMAEIVLDFFDRLKSISRGYASMDYEFKEYRPADVVKVDILINGDRVDALSVIVHRSNSQHRGREVVAKMRGIIPRQMFDVAIQAAIGSNIVARENVKALRKNVLAKCYGGDISRKRKLLEKQKEGKKRMKQVGNVEIPQEAFLAILQVED, encoded by the coding sequence ATGGATTTAATCCGCAATTTTTCTATCATCGCCCATATCGATCACGGCAAATCAACGCTTGCCGATCGCATTATTCAACTTTGCGGCGGTCTCTCCGATCGCGAAATGGAAGCTCAAGTTCTTGACTCAATGGATATTGAGCGTGAGCGTGGCATCACGATTAAGGCGCAAACCGCAGCTTTGAATTACAAGGCAAAAGACGGCAAGATTTACAACATCAATTTGATTGATACCCCTGGGCACGTGGATTTCTCTTACGAAGTCAGTCGCTCTTTATCTGCTTGCGAAGGCGCATTGTTGGTAGTCGATGCCAGCCAAGGGGTTGAAGCGCAAACCGTTGCCAACTGTTATATGGCGCTTGAGTTGGGTGTTGAGGTTGTGCCGGTGCTCAATAAGATTGACTTACCGCAAGCAGATCCTGATCGCGCCAAACAAGAGATTGAAGATGTTATTGGCATTGATGCGTCTGAAGCCGTTACCTGTTCGGCCAAGACGGGTATGGGTGTTGCAGACGTGATTGAGGAAATGATCGCAAAAGTGCCGCCACCAAAAGGGAATGCGACAGAGCCATTACAAGCATTAATTATTGATTCTTGGTTTGACAACTACGTTGGCGTGGTGATGTTGATTCGTGTGGTGAATGGCACCCTAAAGCCAAAAGAAAAGATTACCTTAATGGCGAATGGCTCAACCCACTTAGTTGAGCATGTTGGTGTATTCAGTCCGAAATCAGTAGATCGCCCAGAGTTATCTGCGGGTCAAGTAGGCTTTGTGATTGCTGGTATTAAAGAATTGAAAGCTGCCAAGGTTGGCGATACCGTGACGCACTCTCCTGGACAGCAAGGCCGCACTCCTGCAGCCGAACCATTGCCTGGATTTAAAGAAGTGAAACCCCAAGTCTTTGCAGGACTATATCCAGTTGAGGCTAGTGAATACGATCAATTGCGCGAGTCACTCGAGAAGCTCAAATTGAATGACGCTTCACTTTTATATGAACCAGAAGTTTCGCAGGCTTTAGGCTTTGGATTCCGTTGCGGCTTCTTAGGTTTGCTCCATATGGAGATTGTGCAAGAGCGCTTGGAGCGTCAGTATGGCATGAACCTCATTACCACTGCTCCAACCGTGGTGTATCAGGTGCAGCAGTCAGATGGCACGATCTTAATGGTGGATAACCCATCAAAGATGCCAGAGACCAGTAAGGTCGATACCATCATGGAGCCGATTGTTACAGTCAACCTGTATATGCCTCAAGAGTATGTTGGCTCAGTGATTACTTTATGTGTTGGAAAGCGCGGTATTCAAACGGGTATGAACTATCTTGGTCGCCAAGTGCAGCTCACCTATGAATTGCCAATGGCTGAGATTGTGTTGGACTTCTTTGACAGGCTGAAGTCCATCTCTCGTGGCTACGCTTCAATGGATTATGAGTTCAAAGAATATCGACCTGCAGATGTAGTGAAGGTCGATATTTTGATCAACGGCGATCGTGTGGATGCATTGTCTGTAATCGTTCACAGAAGCAATAGTCAACATCGCGGGCGCGAAGTGGTTGCGAAGATGCGTGGCATCATTCCCCGTCAAATGTTTGATGTAGCTATTCAGGCGGCAATTGGTAGCAATATTGTGGCTCGTGAAAACGTAAAGGCATTGCGCAAGAACGTTTTGGCTAAGTGTTATGGCGGCGATATCTCTCGTAAGCGCAAGCTATTAGAGAAGCAAAAAGAAGGTAAGAAGCGTATGAAGCAGGTAGGTAACGTGGAGATTCCACAAGAAGCCTTCTTGGCTATTCTGCAGGTGGAGGATTGA
- the lepB gene encoding signal peptidase I, translating to MNFALVLFILVIVSGIAWVADKLHFAPQRRLAGNDRMPLWLEYTAGFFPVICAVFVLRSFIAEPFKIPSGSMIPTLQIGDFILVNKFTYGIRLPVINQKVVDLGSPKRGDVVVFRYPRDESVDYIKRVVALPGDEITYENKRLTINGQPLQYSGGEPYLDPENMRYAKRFTETFPADLGGNRHEILNDPDRPATVFPTERFPGSEFCQYQQSGLTCKVPPGHYFAMGDNRDNSADSRYWGFVPDKNIVGKAFFVWLNLGNLGRIGGFE from the coding sequence ATGAACTTTGCTCTAGTCCTTTTCATCCTGGTAATTGTTTCTGGAATCGCTTGGGTTGCGGATAAATTGCACTTTGCCCCGCAAAGGCGTTTGGCTGGTAATGACCGCATGCCTTTATGGCTTGAGTACACCGCTGGCTTCTTTCCAGTCATTTGCGCGGTATTTGTGTTGCGCTCTTTCATTGCTGAGCCGTTCAAGATTCCTTCGGGCTCAATGATCCCTACATTGCAGATAGGCGATTTCATTTTAGTGAATAAATTTACCTATGGAATTCGTTTGCCTGTAATTAATCAAAAAGTAGTTGACTTGGGTTCTCCTAAACGCGGTGATGTTGTGGTGTTCCGCTACCCACGAGACGAATCCGTCGATTATATTAAGCGTGTAGTGGCTTTGCCAGGTGACGAAATCACTTATGAAAATAAACGACTGACTATTAATGGTCAGCCTTTGCAATACAGCGGTGGCGAACCTTATCTCGACCCTGAGAATATGCGTTACGCCAAGCGTTTCACTGAAACCTTCCCAGCAGACTTGGGGGGTAATCGTCATGAGATTCTGAATGACCCAGATCGTCCGGCCACAGTATTTCCGACTGAGCGTTTTCCGGGTTCTGAGTTCTGCCAATACCAGCAGTCTGGTCTGACTTGTAAGGTACCTCCAGGACATTACTTTGCGATGGGCGATAACCGTGATAACAGCGCAGACTCACGTTATTGGGGTTTTGTCCCAGATAAAAACATTGTGGGCAAAGCCTTCTTTGTTTGGCTCAACCTAGGTAATCTGGGTCGAATCGGCGGATTCGAGTAA
- the fabD gene encoding ACP S-malonyltransferase: MTFAFVFPGQGSQSVGMLNSISERPEVRATLQEASEALGEDVAKLIAEGPAEALSLTTNTQPVMLTAGVAFYRAWLAAGGPAPQVMAGHSLGEYSALVAAGVIAFKDAVPLVRFRAEAMQSAVPVGTGGMAAILGLDDATVIKVCAEASAASGGVVEAVNFNAPGQVVIAGASDAVTKACELLKAAGAKRALPLPVSAPFHSSLLQPASEKLKAYLANIEFKAPTIPVINNVDVEILNDPMAIKDALVRQAAKPVRWQETIQAMAAQGITQVVECGPGKVLAGLTKRINDQVTGVPVFDESSLNEVLASLK; encoded by the coding sequence ATGACATTTGCATTCGTATTTCCAGGTCAAGGCTCTCAATCTGTTGGCATGCTCAATTCCATTTCTGAACGTCCAGAAGTGCGCGCAACATTACAAGAGGCTTCCGAAGCCTTGGGCGAAGACGTTGCCAAGTTAATTGCTGAAGGCCCCGCTGAGGCTTTATCGTTAACTACCAATACGCAGCCCGTGATGTTGACTGCTGGCGTAGCTTTTTATCGTGCGTGGTTGGCTGCTGGTGGCCCCGCCCCTCAAGTGATGGCTGGACATAGTCTTGGTGAATATTCGGCCTTAGTTGCAGCAGGCGTGATTGCTTTTAAAGATGCGGTGCCTTTGGTGCGTTTTCGTGCTGAAGCGATGCAAAGTGCCGTTCCGGTTGGTACTGGAGGTATGGCGGCTATTTTGGGTTTAGATGATGCGACAGTGATTAAAGTTTGCGCTGAGGCAAGCGCTGCTTCTGGTGGCGTAGTTGAGGCAGTGAATTTCAATGCACCTGGACAAGTGGTGATTGCTGGTGCAAGCGACGCTGTTACTAAAGCTTGCGAGTTATTAAAAGCGGCCGGTGCAAAGCGTGCATTGCCATTGCCAGTATCAGCACCATTCCACTCTTCTTTATTGCAACCTGCTTCTGAGAAGCTCAAAGCATATTTGGCCAATATCGAATTTAAGGCGCCAACCATTCCCGTGATTAATAACGTGGATGTAGAAATTTTGAATGACCCGATGGCAATTAAAGATGCCTTAGTGCGTCAGGCTGCAAAACCTGTGCGTTGGCAAGAAACAATTCAAGCCATGGCTGCTCAAGGCATCACGCAAGTAGTGGAGTGCGGCCCTGGCAAAGTTTTGGCAGGTCTTACCAAGCGTATTAATGATCAAGTCACTGGTGTGCCAGTCTTTGATGAATCTAGTTTGAATGAAGTTCTGGCAAGCTTGAAATAA
- the acpP gene encoding acyl carrier protein, protein MDNIEQRVKKIVAEQLGVAEGEIKNESSFVNDLGADSLDTVELVMALEDEFGIEIPDEEAEKITTVQLAIDFAKSKAQG, encoded by the coding sequence ATGGACAACATCGAACAACGCGTTAAGAAAATCGTCGCTGAGCAATTAGGCGTCGCAGAAGGAGAGATCAAGAATGAATCTTCTTTCGTGAACGACTTGGGCGCTGACTCTCTTGACACTGTTGAGTTGGTTATGGCTTTGGAAGATGAATTCGGCATCGAAATTCCTGATGAGGAAGCTGAAAAGATCACCACAGTTCAGCTCGCGATCGACTTCGCTAAATCAAAAGCTCAGGGTTAA
- a CDS encoding DegQ family serine endoprotease, with translation MKKYLIALMTFFSLGYVAFIPTAAAQNPRVTIPDFADLVERASPAVVNIRTTEKVVVQQAQGGIPGMPEDQAEFFRRFFGVPIPGLPNGPKQAQPNPGKPQEADRGVGSGFIIESNGLILTNAHVVEGATTIYVTLTDKREFKAKLLGMDKRTDVAVVKIEARDLPKLPLGDSSRVRVGEWVLAIGSPFGLENTVTAGIVSAKSRDTGDYLPFIQTDVAVNPGNSGGPLLNTAGQVIGINSQIFSRSGGYMGISFAIPIDEAMRVADQLRTNGKMTRGRIGVALGEMTKEVAESLGLGKPRGAYVRNVEPGGPAAAGGIEAGDVILSFNGRDISKSTDLPRVVGETKPGTSVPVQVWRKGGTRDLTVTVADTESTQAANKKSDAPAANGGSANALGVAVSELSESKKKDLNIKGGVEVTGLGDGPLARAGIRPGDVIIRVADADITGVKQFEALVKGLDANRAVPVFIRRADSTLVVPVRPK, from the coding sequence ATGAAAAAGTACTTAATTGCGCTCATGACTTTTTTTAGTCTTGGGTATGTCGCATTTATTCCAACGGCTGCCGCACAAAATCCACGCGTAACAATTCCGGATTTCGCAGATTTGGTTGAGCGAGCTAGTCCTGCGGTGGTGAATATTCGTACAACTGAAAAAGTGGTGGTCCAGCAGGCGCAGGGTGGCATCCCTGGAATGCCTGAGGATCAAGCTGAATTCTTTCGTCGTTTCTTTGGTGTGCCTATTCCTGGGTTACCGAATGGCCCTAAGCAGGCGCAGCCAAATCCCGGAAAACCGCAAGAGGCGGACCGTGGTGTTGGTTCTGGTTTCATTATTGAATCCAATGGATTAATTTTGACCAATGCACACGTGGTTGAGGGTGCTACTACGATCTATGTGACCTTAACGGATAAGCGTGAGTTCAAGGCAAAGTTGCTTGGTATGGATAAGCGTACTGACGTAGCGGTTGTCAAAATTGAAGCACGTGACTTACCAAAGCTGCCATTAGGTGACTCATCTAGGGTGCGAGTTGGAGAATGGGTGCTAGCGATTGGGTCTCCGTTTGGTCTTGAGAACACTGTCACAGCAGGTATCGTGTCAGCCAAGAGTCGCGATACTGGTGACTACTTGCCTTTCATTCAAACTGACGTAGCAGTTAATCCTGGAAACTCAGGTGGACCACTCTTAAATACTGCCGGTCAAGTGATTGGTATTAATTCCCAAATCTTTAGCCGTTCTGGCGGATACATGGGCATCTCATTTGCCATTCCGATTGATGAGGCAATGCGTGTTGCCGATCAATTGCGCACGAATGGCAAGATGACTCGAGGTCGTATTGGTGTTGCTTTGGGTGAAATGACCAAAGAGGTTGCTGAGAGTTTGGGCTTAGGAAAACCACGTGGTGCTTATGTTCGTAATGTTGAGCCGGGCGGTCCAGCTGCTGCCGGTGGAATTGAAGCAGGCGATGTGATTTTGAGTTTTAATGGCCGCGATATTTCGAAGTCAACTGACTTACCAAGAGTTGTAGGTGAAACTAAGCCTGGTACTTCAGTGCCAGTGCAGGTTTGGCGCAAAGGTGGAACTCGTGATTTAACTGTTACCGTTGCGGATACAGAATCCACTCAGGCAGCCAATAAGAAGTCTGATGCACCTGCGGCAAATGGCGGCAGTGCAAATGCCCTTGGGGTTGCGGTCAGCGAGCTTTCGGAATCCAAAAAGAAGGACTTAAACATCAAAGGTGGAGTTGAGGTTACTGGTTTGGGGGATGGCCCCTTAGCCAGAGCAGGAATTCGACCTGGGGACGTCATTATTCGGGTTGCGGATGCGGATATCACGGGTGTTAAGCAGTTTGAAGCCCTTGTAAAGGGTTTGGACGCCAATCGGGCTGTTCCAGTCTTTATCCGCCGTGCCGACAGCACTTTGGTGGTCCCTGTAAGGCCCAAATAA
- the fabF gene encoding beta-ketoacyl-ACP synthase II, with amino-acid sequence MSASNGRRRVVVTGLGLISPVGNSVDLAWSNLLAGKSGIATITKFDHTPLSVHFAGEVKDFNVEEYVSAKEARHMDTFIHYGIAAGTQALRDSGLEITEQNAERVGVMVGSGIGGLPMIEETGAELLARGPRRISPFFVPGSIINMISGHLSILFGLKGPNVAAVTACTTGLHSIGLAARLIQYGDADVMVAGGAESTISALGVGGFASARALSTRNDDPATASRPWDKDRDGFVLGEGAGVVVLEEYEHAKARGAKIYCELLGFGMSGDAYHMTAPNMDGPRRCMVNAMRDAKLNPDQIQYLNAHGTSTPLGDKNETEAIKAALGDHAKKALINSTKSMTGHLLGGAGGLESVFTILALHNQKSPPTINIFNQDPECDLDYCANTARDVKIDHAVKNNFGFGGTNGTLIFGKLT; translated from the coding sequence GTGTCAGCATCAAATGGCCGACGCCGGGTTGTAGTCACCGGCCTTGGCCTCATCTCACCTGTTGGTAATTCAGTTGATCTAGCTTGGTCTAATTTGCTCGCGGGCAAATCAGGCATTGCAACCATCACCAAGTTTGACCACACTCCGCTTAGCGTTCATTTCGCTGGAGAGGTGAAAGATTTCAATGTCGAAGAGTATGTTTCTGCCAAAGAAGCGCGCCATATGGATACCTTTATCCATTACGGTATCGCTGCTGGCACACAAGCGCTTCGTGATAGCGGTTTAGAGATCACCGAACAAAACGCCGAGCGCGTTGGTGTAATGGTTGGCTCCGGTATTGGTGGCCTGCCAATGATCGAAGAAACCGGTGCCGAGCTATTGGCTCGCGGTCCTCGCCGCATCTCACCTTTCTTTGTTCCAGGTTCAATCATCAATATGATTTCTGGCCACCTCAGCATCTTGTTTGGTCTCAAAGGTCCAAACGTTGCTGCGGTAACTGCTTGTACAACGGGTTTGCACAGCATTGGTTTGGCCGCACGTTTAATTCAGTACGGCGATGCTGATGTGATGGTTGCTGGTGGTGCTGAATCCACAATCTCTGCTTTAGGTGTTGGTGGATTTGCTTCTGCAAGAGCGCTTTCAACACGCAATGATGATCCTGCGACTGCATCACGCCCTTGGGATAAAGACCGCGATGGTTTTGTTCTGGGTGAAGGTGCGGGTGTTGTCGTGCTTGAAGAGTACGAGCATGCAAAAGCGCGAGGCGCAAAAATTTATTGTGAATTACTCGGCTTTGGTATGAGTGGTGATGCGTATCACATGACTGCTCCGAACATGGATGGCCCACGTCGTTGTATGGTGAATGCAATGCGCGATGCCAAACTTAATCCAGATCAAATTCAGTATTTGAATGCTCATGGAACTTCTACGCCACTGGGTGATAAGAATGAAACTGAAGCAATCAAAGCGGCCTTGGGCGATCACGCTAAAAAGGCTTTAATCAACTCCACTAAGTCCATGACGGGCCACCTTTTGGGCGGAGCCGGCGGCTTGGAGTCTGTATTTACTATTCTGGCGCTACACAACCAGAAATCACCACCTACTATCAATATCTTCAATCAAGACCCTGAGTGTGATTTGGACTACTGCGCTAATACTGCTCGGGACGTGAAGATTGACCATGCCGTCAAAAACAATTTTGGCTTTGGGGGTACTAACGGTACCTTGATTTTCGGCAAATTGACCTAA
- the rpmF gene encoding 50S ribosomal protein L32: MAVQQNKKSPSKRGMHRAHDFLTAPATAVEATTGEAHLRHHISPNGYYRGRKVVKTKND, from the coding sequence ATGGCCGTTCAACAAAATAAAAAATCACCTTCCAAACGTGGCATGCATCGTGCGCACGACTTTTTGACCGCACCTGCTACGGCTGTTGAAGCCACAACTGGTGAGGCTCACTTGCGCCACCACATTTCACCTAACGGCTACTATCGTGGTCGCAAAGTTGTTAAAACAAAAAACGACTAA
- the plsX gene encoding phosphate acyltransferase PlsX has protein sequence MSVTLAIDAMGGDHGVVVTVPAACDFLEKHADVRIALVGDPDLIKQVLSKSSKAPMERIQIIPASEVVLMDDPIEIALRRKKDSSMRVAIEQVKEGVADAVISSGNTGALMAISRYILKTLDGVDRPAIATAIPNELGRGTTMLDLGANADCEPMHLVQFAQMANVMVQVVDGKQNPSIGLLNIGEEVIKGNEVVKQTSELLRQTSLNFYGNVEGNDIFKGTTDIVVCDGFVGNVVLKASEGLAKMMSGMIREEFNRSLLTKLMAICAMVPLLRVRKRVDHRRYNGAVLLGLRGCVIKSHGSADSYAFGFALDRAYEAAKNRMVERIAAAFVVETKV, from the coding sequence ATGAGCGTTACTCTCGCTATTGATGCCATGGGCGGAGATCATGGAGTCGTCGTGACGGTTCCAGCTGCCTGCGATTTTTTAGAAAAACACGCAGATGTGAGGATCGCCCTTGTTGGTGATCCCGATTTAATCAAGCAAGTCTTGAGTAAATCATCAAAAGCGCCAATGGAGCGCATTCAAATTATTCCTGCTAGCGAAGTTGTCTTGATGGATGATCCCATTGAGATTGCGTTACGACGCAAAAAAGATTCCTCTATGCGCGTGGCAATCGAGCAAGTGAAAGAAGGGGTTGCTGATGCAGTTATCTCCTCCGGTAATACCGGTGCGCTCATGGCGATCTCGCGCTATATCCTCAAAACACTCGATGGTGTTGATCGACCTGCGATTGCTACTGCCATTCCCAATGAACTGGGGCGTGGCACGACTATGCTGGATTTGGGTGCAAACGCAGACTGTGAACCAATGCACTTGGTTCAGTTTGCGCAAATGGCCAACGTGATGGTGCAGGTAGTTGATGGCAAGCAAAACCCTTCGATTGGCCTTCTGAATATTGGTGAAGAAGTCATTAAAGGCAATGAGGTGGTTAAGCAAACTAGCGAATTACTTCGCCAGACTTCTTTGAACTTTTACGGCAACGTAGAAGGTAATGACATCTTTAAAGGAACCACGGATATTGTGGTGTGTGATGGCTTTGTAGGTAATGTTGTTTTAAAGGCTAGCGAAGGCTTGGCTAAGATGATGAGCGGAATGATCCGTGAAGAATTTAATCGTTCATTGTTGACGAAGTTAATGGCAATTTGCGCAATGGTGCCTTTGCTCAGAGTGCGCAAGCGCGTTGATCATCGTCGTTATAACGGTGCAGTATTGCTGGGTTTGCGCGGCTGCGTGATTAAGAGTCATGGTTCCGCAGACAGTTATGCATTTGGCTTTGCCTTGGATCGTGCTTATGAAGCAGCCAAGAATCGCATGGTAGAGCGCATTGCGGCAGCCTTTGTGGTGGAGACAAAAGTATGA
- a CDS encoding DUF177 domain-containing protein, whose protein sequence is MNRNQVLPQVELSAEPSALKRVDFCAPQSYKGAGFLSISDLPRVAEEVSVINPTDGFSWSVATHFENSPGSEPHQILELGLKGRLHLVCLRCLQDCAVDLDEKRRFILVLTDAEADDYSIEDEEQEPLVVSQHFNLLEAIEDEVLLSLPLIPKHPDGFCEPHASTFGDGADEDAEVERENPFNILKNMKKN, encoded by the coding sequence ATGAATCGTAATCAAGTTTTACCTCAAGTCGAGCTATCTGCAGAGCCTAGTGCGTTAAAGAGGGTCGATTTTTGTGCTCCTCAATCTTATAAGGGTGCTGGTTTTTTAAGCATCTCGGACTTGCCAAGGGTGGCCGAGGAAGTTTCGGTAATCAATCCAACGGACGGTTTTAGCTGGTCGGTTGCGACCCATTTCGAAAATTCTCCAGGCAGTGAGCCTCATCAGATCCTCGAATTGGGTCTAAAAGGGCGTCTGCATCTCGTTTGCCTGCGTTGTTTGCAGGATTGCGCAGTGGATTTGGATGAAAAGAGACGTTTTATCTTGGTTTTGACTGATGCCGAGGCGGATGACTATTCCATTGAGGATGAAGAGCAGGAGCCTTTGGTGGTAAGTCAGCATTTCAACCTCTTGGAGGCCATTGAGGATGAGGTTTTGTTGTCTTTACCCCTGATTCCAAAGCATCCAGATGGGTTTTGTGAGCCCCACGCCTCCACTTTTGGTGATGGGGCTGATGAGGATGCCGAAGTTGAGCGGGAAAATCCCTTTAACATATTGAAAAATATGAAGAAAAACTGA
- a CDS encoding beta-ketoacyl-ACP synthase III gives MSIFARVAGTGSYLPELRLSNQDLVERLAKTGLETSDEWIKTRSGISARHFAADNELTSDLAVKAAQAALSSAGITSEDLDLIILATSTPDHLGGFPSTACVVQDKLGAHTSCAAFDVQAVCAGFTYALAIADAFVRSGSYKKVLVIGAETFSRILNFQDRGTCVLFGDGAGAVVLEASKEAGILSTALHADGSQRDILCVPGRAGNGEVHGSPFMTMDGQAVFKLAVKVLEQVAHEALEKANLKPEQIDWLVPHQANIRIMEGTAKKMGMSMDKVIVTVHEHGNTSAASIPLALDCGVRSGQIKRGQHLLLEGVGGGFAWGAVAIKY, from the coding sequence ATGAGTATTTTTGCAAGAGTGGCTGGCACAGGAAGCTATCTTCCAGAGTTACGCCTAAGCAATCAAGATTTAGTAGAGCGCCTTGCTAAAACTGGTTTAGAGACCAGTGATGAGTGGATTAAGACCCGCAGCGGAATATCTGCGCGTCACTTTGCTGCTGACAATGAACTCACTAGTGATTTGGCGGTAAAGGCTGCACAAGCTGCACTAAGCAGCGCAGGAATTACTTCCGAAGATTTAGACCTCATCATTTTGGCTACTTCTACTCCAGATCATCTAGGCGGCTTTCCAAGTACTGCTTGCGTAGTGCAGGATAAATTAGGTGCACACACTTCTTGTGCAGCTTTCGATGTGCAAGCAGTTTGTGCTGGCTTTACTTATGCACTTGCTATTGCAGATGCTTTTGTTCGCTCTGGCTCATATAAGAAAGTATTGGTCATTGGGGCAGAAACATTCTCCCGTATTTTGAATTTCCAAGATCGTGGAACTTGTGTTCTGTTTGGTGATGGTGCTGGAGCGGTTGTGCTCGAGGCCTCAAAAGAAGCTGGCATTTTGTCTACTGCCTTGCACGCTGATGGTAGTCAACGCGATATTTTGTGTGTACCAGGTCGTGCTGGTAATGGTGAAGTGCATGGCTCTCCATTTATGACAATGGATGGCCAGGCCGTATTTAAACTAGCTGTTAAGGTATTGGAGCAAGTTGCCCATGAGGCGCTTGAAAAGGCAAATCTCAAGCCCGAGCAAATCGACTGGTTAGTGCCGCATCAAGCGAATATTCGAATCATGGAAGGCACGGCCAAGAAAATGGGCATGTCTATGGATAAGGTTATTGTTACTGTGCATGAGCATGGCAATACTTCGGCCGCTTCAATTCCTTTGGCATTAGATTGCGGAGTTCGCTCAGGACAAATCAAGCGTGGTCAACATCTGTTGTTAGAAGGTGTTGGCGGTGGTTTTGCTTGGGGTGCGGTTGCCATTAAATACTAA
- a CDS encoding Maf family nucleotide pyrophosphatase, producing MSSFQNQRLILGSTSQYRRELLERLRIPFEVISPQVDETPLTGESTLELAMRLAHAKAAAVAKEHPDAWVIGSDQVADLCGAAIGKPGNFERALAQLQLMRGQKVTFQTALCLMKGDTHTTLCVPTEVTFRKLSDDVLESYLLAEEPYDCAGSAKSEGLGISLLDAIKSDDPTALIGLPLIALTGLLRDAGFVIPLKT from the coding sequence ATGAGTAGTTTTCAAAACCAACGCTTGATTCTAGGATCAACATCCCAATATCGCCGCGAACTTTTAGAGCGTCTGCGCATTCCATTTGAGGTGATTTCACCGCAGGTCGATGAAACACCTCTCACCGGTGAGAGCACTCTCGAATTAGCAATGCGCCTCGCGCATGCAAAAGCAGCTGCAGTTGCCAAAGAACATCCAGATGCTTGGGTCATTGGCTCTGATCAAGTTGCCGATCTGTGTGGCGCTGCAATTGGTAAACCAGGAAATTTTGAAAGGGCGTTAGCGCAGTTGCAACTGATGCGAGGTCAAAAAGTGACTTTTCAAACGGCATTGTGTTTGATGAAGGGCGATACCCACACTACCCTCTGCGTTCCAACTGAAGTCACCTTTCGCAAACTCTCTGATGATGTTTTAGAAAGTTACCTATTGGCCGAAGAGCCCTATGATTGCGCGGGTAGCGCCAAATCAGAAGGTCTAGGCATCAGCCTGCTAGACGCCATTAAGAGTGATGACCCAACTGCTTTAATTGGCTTACCGCTCATTGCCTTAACGGGATTATTGCGTGATGCTGGTTTTGTCATTCCACTCAAAACCTAA